The DNA sequence ttagatagtgaaatttttattatttttgagtttttatataatatttatcaaaTACTCTTTATTTGCATGTATAGACACTCCAATCAAATTTTAACTGAAGAATTAATAGAAGAATATCAcgtatctattatttattataataaaaaaattaaattaatacattttttaaataactaattaattcgAAGtcagaatttttaaagatataatcgttactttactcatttttttaattgatagcCTTTTCATTTATCTTAAGCATATATTAGTTAAGCTCTTTTTTTTAAGAACATATGTATATTTAATGTTGAAATGCAATCTTGTTCAACATATTAAAAGGTGGATTGCAAACATGGCTTTTTCTAATACCAATTTTTCCATATTGCAAATTATTCAAACAGTACAGATAATGCATAATAGTTCATTAGTCAATAAAACCATCTAGCGGAACACAAATCAATAAACTAAAAATGTTTTGCATTAAAAATGGAATTATATAACATTTTTCATATGTAATACTTGCTTCAAATATTAGATCACTAGTTTATACATGAGTTCattaagtcaccaaaaaaaatacatGAGTTCATTAAATGTgccccaaaaaaaaattacctagcTCGTCATAATTTAGAATTAGTTGAGTCtcttaaaattaatagtaataaaGGAAAGTAGTAACTAATAAGTAGTAATTTTGCGTGAATTTCTTTTATCCATCCGTTTCTTGGAATTTGAAATCCAATGTGGCAAATGACGTGGCATAGAACACCGTTACGTGGATATGGTTCAGAATGCGGCCTATAAATAGAACTCAACACCAACACCAGTCTCATGTGAGCCCTCTCACACACACACAGTGAAGGCATTTCAGAAAttccctcttttcttcttctcatatTTCTTTCTATCTCTCTTCAACATAACAATGTCTAAGATGTCTAGTCTCTTGGGATTCTTTGTGGGTCTAGTtttggtgggggttgttgcctCTTCCAAGTTTGAAGAACTCTACCAACCTGCTTGGGCCTTGGATCATTTCATCCACGATGGCGAACTCATTAAACTCAAGCTTGATAACTATTCAGGTCATTATCCCatcctttattttttattaaactaaTGCCATTTGGATATTTGTGTGTTAGAGTTATAATGTGATATTTTTTGGGACATTGTAGGTGCTGGTTTTGGATCAAAGAGCAAATATATGTTTGGGAAAGTGAGCATCCAACTTAAGCTTGTGGAGGGTGACTCTGCTGGAACCGTTACTGCTTTCTATGtaagtgaaataaaaaataaataaatatttgatttgcTAACCTCTCATATAGAGATTTTAGTACTTCACTCTTTATTTATCTATGGGTCCCTATTCTATAGGcagtatttaatttttcatgCGATTTAGCTCAATACATTGAATTTTACTCAAGTGCGGACAACTCTAAAATGAATCCATGAATAGACTAATACCAGAGCTATTTAGTGTCAGCTACCTACTCCTTTTTTTGACAACGTGATTTACCATAAATCCGATTCATTATTAATGCAATCCATCAAACCAACCAAAGAATATATTGCTTACAAGTTAACTTATTATATTGGCAGATGTCATCGGAGGGTCCAAATCACAAcgaatttgattttgagttcTTGGGGAACACTACTGGTGAGCCTTATTCGGTGCAGACGAATGTGTATGTGAATGGTGTTGGTAACAGGGAGCAGAGACTCGACCTATGGTTCGATCCCACCAAGGACTTCCACACCTACTCTATCTTCTGGAATCAACGCCAAGTTGTGTAAGCACCAATCACCATCAAGCCATATATGTTAACATTATTATTTAATGCACATGCATTGGAGATGTTATTATTTTCCATGAGGtgggaaaaaacaaaaaagaaataaagcacAAGGGAAATTAAAATGGTACTGAAAAAGCTGTAGAAAGAGGACACgaaattgcatgcttttgatAAGTGGTGTTTGAAGCATGGTTAGGCTTGGTGTCATTGTGTGTCCCCTTTGGGTCATGGGAATCTTTGTGCAATTACCAATATAGCCATGTAACCTTTTAATTTCGTATTTGGCAGGTTCCTAGTGGACGATACGCCAATAAGGGTGCACACAAACCTTGAACACAAGGGAATCCCTTTCCCTAAAGACCAAGCAATGGGAGTGTACAGCTCAATATGGAACGCAGATGATTGGGCCACACAGGGTGGTAGGGTGAAGACAGATTGGAGCCATGCACCATTCGTTGCCACATACAAGGACTTCACGATTGACGCGTGTGAGTGCCCAGTGGGAGTGTCATCGTCATCAGTGGCCCCGGAAAATGCTAAGAGGTGCAGTAGCAGCGAGGATAAGAAGTATTGGTGGGATGAACCAACTATGTCGGAGTTGAACGTTCACCAGAGCCACCAGCTTATGTGGGTTAGGGCTAACCATATGGTCTATGACTATTGCACTGATACTGCTAG is a window from the Arachis duranensis cultivar V14167 unplaced genomic scaffold, aradu.V14167.gnm2.J7QH unplaced_Scaffold_232525, whole genome shotgun sequence genome containing:
- the LOC127744161 gene encoding xyloglucan endotransglucosylase protein 6-like, yielding MSKMSSLLGFFVGLVLVGVVASSKFEELYQPAWALDHFIHDGELIKLKLDNYSGAGFGSKSKYMFGKVSIQLKLVEGDSAGTVTAFYMSSEGPNHNEFDFEFLGNTTGEPYSVQTNVYVNGVGNREQRLDLWFDPTKDFHTYSIFWNQRQVVFLVDDTPIRVHTNLEHKGIPFPKDQAMGVYSSIWNADDWATQGGRVKTDWSHAPFVATYKDFTIDACECPVGVSSSSVAPENAKRCSSSEDKKYWWDEPTMSELNVHQSHQLMWVRANHMVYDYCTDTARFPVTPAECVHHRH